tcaagtctccgcattccaatgttctgcacaatcttcttaaatgttgcagttggtaatgcttttgtgaataaatctgccagattatcacttgatcgtatctgcttgactttaatttcacctttctccTCATGAATcacaatgatcttcttgtgtgtatctgaaagataactcgcatctgtacatccaactaactgtggacttgatccatgttgataaaataatcacaactggatctttctgctcatcactactcttctggagttgtactcttatggagttcttgtaaataacacagttagtggagaattcatcaacattaaaccgctaacctcattttttaataaaaacggtggctagccttttaagatcagacaagcaccgcggattttcaactcctctgcaggtttcaggcgtgctgtcaggcgccgcaaagctatgaagctatatttcgtttcttttctcttgcttcacgagagatattgtatcataattttctctataaaagagatattcagctcatcttcattcgcatctcatcttcttcacttttctgtaatcatactgtatttttactctgtaatctctttctgcattcttatcctacaatggctcagcgatcttcttaTGGCCAATATAtaaggtactctgcacctcgttcatcagttgttcatgcttctaccacaggtgctatcatgcaatataatgatctgactcataggtcagataatgaaactatctatgagcttgtgagtctcggtacccgatactcatcatctattgtcgcattttctcagcgactgcaatccagaacttgtggagttgacaatctccacgagaatattgttatacttcagcgacttcttctggagtccaacatgaagatagaatcaataaaacaagagaataggaatttaaaattcttgtttaaatcttcttttcgattgctcacccctttagatagggatgccatgcagattcttgaagaataagagcgtttgaagaatgaggcaaagtgcctcaaatttctgtaattcttgtttcaagataataaaataatattttacaaatattcatatttgtgtttctatcttttggtaaatgttctgtgtgctcccttttatttcttctttaataatgcacacttcatatcaaacccataatatgaatctaaaatactaattgtattaaaagatggtatttcatgactaataacatcatccatcttcccatTGAAgtcgcaagggtttcagatttatatttcaaatatgtgcagttttcatgagctcttctggaacctcaatgacatttaaatcatatatataaactgcaataatagcttgtttccatttgcgtttggattgctttagatcatataaggatctttgaaacttgatagaatacatatttccagatgtattcatattagaaacttcagacattttctatccttcagggattttcatatatatatatatatcatgatccaatgatccatataaatatgcagttaatcatgcatatccaaactttcggtaactttcaagctaataaaaatctcaatatgatttcaaccactttaaaatcatatcaatattgtttattcgagaaactaacttgtgatttctatatcacattttcatattaaaagtttcaggctttttatatcatgtatataaatatccactgatatttaacaaaaatcacatctttaggtgtttggatttcaagtccatatttatcacattttatttagtgatatcaattctgcaggaattgagaaactgactcgtgatttatatatcacatttttatttcctttccatcaatacccactgacattcaacaagtatcacctctttaggtgtttggactataagtcccgatgcatcatattttactagtgaatcaattctgcaggaattgtttctttcaaatttggccaatattttacgtcgtattttttgacgattcttgattcactttcatcattacttctggtaatgtcaattgctatctcatatggaaatacattgtcgataacgattttatttctatccataatttctctattattcataaaatgtaacgagatctcgttattttcaggtacctgtccctcttcaagggaagacattttcatgaaaaatattttcaggaggcactcttcaagagtttatataggagaattttatacagagaatttagatggactttattgcttgttttgtgggtatggcctcttcaggagcaccaaattatttgtgtctttctcttttgagatgcagtaccttttgtatcaataggtttCACATGCTttcagactgctgaatttcttaattgtcctacagggacttcaatcttcgttgggattttagcagttagaatatgagacatttttatcttattgcattcaaaattatcatctgaacttctggttcacatatgataatcaagataacgtcgaataatttcatcttatttgcttcaagtaaatttttctttccacttttggtggtaagactttatagtaaaagaatcttctggttcttttatggacgtccatatgaaaatcattcgacttatcgtaattgattttggatgatcaagataaccatgaaaagatacaaatattttaaatcatatcaccttttgatgcatcataatatttgattcaataattgtataatatcatctcaaagagaaagcttacagcttttccaatacgaacttctggcccgaaaagatattcattatcatgtccaatctcttagtttcgcatcattcttttcacttcagggaataaaatgatataaatgcaTTATcgttcacttcagggaatgatatagatctagtaagacgtgactaatgattcttatcaaaagctcattattttgcccagtcactgaaagacctgatacaaatttagaatatattgtgaacgtttgcatttcatattgctacttcaggagcatactcgatattgctacttcaggagcacattcgagacgttcattcaaatatatattctttccacaatttcaattatgcaacttcaggtgcataaatcataatgagcttttgtacaagtatcactcatatgagatactcaataaaattattgatttagggcgatatttcagggatgctccatttccattctcagataaatcatatcatcaataatttataataaatataaaagaataaataaaactttcattactacaaaacattgcagaatataaaaatattttataataagataaaggaaatacattaattaaaaaggaacacttccatgatcaactttaccactagaatcctcaaagaaatcagaaatatcaagacttgtaatatcttctccatctatagaatctaaagcatatgatggttcagcaaaatttgtttcaaatttctttgttttttcttttatagaagattggtataagtcaaccaagtgcttatatGTACGATAgacacgagcccaatgtccagtcataccacatctatggcatccatcttcatctttctttaaaaatttgttttgaggacctttgcctttctctgagttgaaccacttctggtggtacggtgtatatctattactgtcccttttagtgtggtcacttctaggacctctacttctatagtttttcctaccacgtccacgccctcgttttctttgaaaagatgcaccattcgcttctgggaatgttgtaaatctagtaccattcagttcaaggaatgatatagaaccagtaggacgtgactggtgatttcttaataaaagttcattattttgctcagctaatagaagacaagatataagttcagaatattttttgaactttcgctctcgatactgctgctgcaggagcacattcgagacatgaaaagtagtatatgtcttctctaacaagtaatcatcagtgactttttcaccacataatttcaatggcaagctaattttaaagagtgcagagttagactcactaacactctcgaagtcttgcaacctcaggtgcatccaatcatgacgagcttttgggaggattataGTTTTCTgatgttcatatctctcccttaaatctttccacaaaataagtggatctttcaccgttagatactcagtttttaatttttcatgaagatggtgccgaaagaaaatcattgtcttagcacggtcctgtagagatccttgatttccttctttaattgtatctcccaggttcatcgcatccagatggatctcagcatcaaggatccaagataaataattttttccagaaatgtcaagagcaacgaattccaattttgtaagatttgacattttttacatatataaatcaggaacataagtatagagttttcattaagtaatgtagcatttcatattcattttggaaattacaaaaatatattgaaaaacttacttgaagtagaggactactagcttcaaaattgtcagaactttcgtgctgataacgtgttattaaatcattgaaaagagagagtcataacgtgttataaaactttcaaaaggagagagaaagagatatagttcagagaggttatgaaaacttatgaatttcttaaatgattcaacgatatatataggagtacaaaaggGACTATGCCTTttacgactagcactatgcattttgcgactagctcactatgctagcactatgtattatgcattttgcggctagctcactatACTAACACTATGTACTATACATTTTACGGCTAGTTCACAGtgatcatataatttattttataataatgttattttacaatattttaaaaataataaattaattatatggtgATCTGGGATGTGGCTACAATTGGGAATCTAGTTGTTGTGTTTTCTCACTTTTGTAAGCGTGAAGGGAAAAATGCATACGGTGGTCGAAAGTTTTTGAGAAAAGTTCGGGGATATATCGAAttccaaacaaggccttaagaaaatataatagatttttctttcccCGTTTGGATGATGATTAGGCTAGTTTGCTTCGGACAGTTCCAGAACTCGTTGGAACAACAACAGCAACGCCTATTCACCGATCAGGGTTCCTAAAACAACTTTACCTACTTACTCACTAGTatacagagagagggagagagagaaagaaggaatGGGTGGCAGCGAAGCAACAACCGTAAGGCTTTTCTGCCCTTTGCTAGCCAAGACAGTCCCGTTCGTGGTGTGGGAAGAGCAGAGGCTGGACTTGGGATACATAGCCTGGACCTTTGGGCTCGACCCTGCAACCTTGAAGCTCAACAGTCACTTTATAGGCAGAGGGGTTGATCTTATCGCCTCCTCAGTCACCTGGAACTCCCTTCTGTCTTTCTTCTCTGCCAGAGGCTTTCCCACCGGGAAGGACGACCAAGACGCGCTTGTCGTTGATGGGAAGCTCGTCAAAGTTGGCACGAAGCGTAAGTTTTTTTTACTCTCTTTCTAGTTCTTTGTTTTTTCGAAAGTGTGATCATGCTCTGTTTGGTTCCACGAGGATgtggaaaaatgaaagaacattattattaataaacatttacttcttttctttctttctttcggtTGGAATTGTTAACGTTGTATGGCTGGATAATGGGTCTTATGCTCTGTTGGGTTCTTGAGAACATATGGAGAAGGTAAAAAACTGATGGGAAAGAACTGATGCCACCTGAAAATGTATTAACGTAAAATTTAAATGTCCTCATTTTCCTTTCGATAGCGATAaagaaattcatttaaaaagtcCATGCGCTAGATTTAcatcaaatttaaaatgataCAGTCACAAAGTGGATGAGATTTCCAGTGGCTACCAAAATACGACATTGAGCACAATATACGGACAACACAATCCTTAAATATGATTATGGGCATCATTATCGGCCTCCTAGTGCCAAGACTTAGGACGGGAAAAGAAAGGAGTTTTTACTCTTGTAACATGTTATTTTCTTCTATTAGGTTTGATATTTTGCATTTAGATTGGACTAATGTTGGCATTACCAAGAAGGATCAAGTTGTTTGTGATGTTGTTGGACTATTTACAAGAAGGATTGGGTTAAAAGTGCTTTCAGGATTTTATCCCAAAATTGGGTAATGTCCAGTGTGCACGCAAACACAGTGCCCCAACTTGTTGTCTATTTCAAGTATGATTAGATCACTTGCTTCTTATATTGAGATTACTTTGCTATTTTCCAGGGCTTCATGACCCTCGAGATTCTGTTAATGGAAGTTGCTATGTAACAGAGTATGAAGTTGATGGTAGTAATAGAAGGCCACAACCTGGGGATCTCAACTTGGTAAAGAATAAAAGGTTGAAAGATATAAGCTCAGGTAAAATCTTGGACTTCGTTGTGAGAGCTTAATGGAAAATTAGAGTTTTATTCAGCTGCTAACCGAATTTGGAATTGATGTTATCATTGTGAAAACATTTATCGTATTCAGAGAAGACAAATATACCTAACAGTTGTGGGAATGAGGACAATTGTTAATGGCAATTATTAACTATATTTTCGATCCTTATATCAATTTGGAATGTTCTTGATATCTAGAGATTGAAACCCATTTGTGGCTTCTTAAATATGCTTTCAGCAAATTTTGTCGCTTTGTGAACGGGTCATTCATGCCAACTTGTGGTCCACTTTTTCAGGAGGTAAAGATCTCCATGGCATTGGCTTCAAGAGAAAGCAGTTGTTTGAAGATG
This is a stretch of genomic DNA from Carya illinoinensis cultivar Pawnee chromosome 3, C.illinoinensisPawnee_v1, whole genome shotgun sequence. It encodes these proteins:
- the LOC122303680 gene encoding uncharacterized protein LOC122303680 isoform X4 → MGGSEATTVRLFCPLLAKTVPFVVWEEQRLDLGYIAWTFGLDPATLKLNSHFIGRGVDLIASSVTWNSLLSFFSARGFPTGKDDQDALVVDGKLVKVGTKRLHDPRDSVNGSCYVTEYEVDGSNRRPQPGDLNLVKNKRLKDISSGGKDLHGIGFKRKQLFEDVRLLKKLNISETYSV
- the LOC122303680 gene encoding uncharacterized protein LOC122303680 isoform X2, whose translation is MGGSEATTVRLFCPLLAKTVPFVVWEEQRLDLGYIAWTFGLDPATLKLNSHFIGRGVDLIASSVTWNSLLSFFSARGFPTGKDDQDALVVDGKLVKVGTKQYEVDGSNRRPQPGDLNLVKNKRLKDISSGGKDLHGIGFKRKQLFEDVRLLKKLNISETYSDIEERGNYVPNAITHTEFACSYMSENLKRRREDEAFLASPCKRIR
- the LOC122303680 gene encoding uncharacterized protein LOC122303680 isoform X1 gives rise to the protein MGGSEATTVRLFCPLLAKTVPFVVWEEQRLDLGYIAWTFGLDPATLKLNSHFIGRGVDLIASSVTWNSLLSFFSARGFPTGKDDQDALVVDGKLVKVGTKRLHDPRDSVNGSCYVTEYEVDGSNRRPQPGDLNLVKNKRLKDISSGGKDLHGIGFKRKQLFEDVRLLKKLNISETYSDIEERGNYVPNAITHTEFACSYMSENLKRRREDEAFLASPCKRIR
- the LOC122303680 gene encoding uncharacterized protein LOC122303680 isoform X3 — translated: MGGSEATTVRLFCPLLAKTVPFVVWEEQRLDLGYIAWTFGLDPATLKLNSHFIGRGVDLIASSVTWNSLLSFFSARGFPTGKDDQDALVVDGKLVKVGTKRLHDPRDSVNGSCYVTEYEVDGSNRRPQPGDLNLVKNKRLKDISSDIEERGNYVPNAITHTEFACSYMSENLKRRREDEAFLASPCKRIR